The DNA sequence CCGCCGGTAAGTCCTGCGTCGCCGTTCTCGGTGCCGTGTCCGGCAAGAACTTTATGCCTATCGTGGAATCGGCTCCGGTCATGACTTTTGACAAGTCCGCTGCCGCTCCTGCTGCAGACGATGCCTTTGCAAAGGCTTCTCTCGGCGGTAACACCCTCGGTAACTTCATGAGCTCTGGATTCTCGAGCCAGACGGCTGAATCCTGGCTCAAGAGCCTGGGCGGAAACTTCGGCAGTTCTTCTGAATCCATGTTCTCCGGTGCACTTTCTAGCGCTGCCTTGCAGTCCAACAACATCGAAGTGGCCAAGGATTCCGTGAACTACGGTAAGGATTTCTTCCTGTGGGTCAAGACCCGTTTGATCGTTTATGGTGGTACTCGTCCGGATGCACACCTCCAGGTGCGCGGCGAACCGTTCCCGCTGAACCCGGATGGCACCTTCAGCTTTGAAGAAGACCTGCCGGATTCTACCAAGATCATTCCGGTGTTTGCGACCGACAAGGATGGCGATTTCCCGACCACGATCGTTCCGATTGTCGTAAAGCGCACGGAGTAATCCGTTTTAATGGGAGCTCCCGGAAAAATCATTTTCCTGATGCACGCACATTTACCTTTTGTGCGGCATCCGGAATATAAACGCTTTTTCGAAGAGAACTGGCTTTTTGAAGCTATTGCCGAAACGTACCTGCCTTTGGTACAGGCAATGCGCCGTCTCTTGGAAAAGGGCGTGCCCGGGACGCTTAACTTGAGCGTTTCGCCCCCGCTCATCGAAATGCTTTCAGACGAAAACTTGCTCGATAAGTTCTCGGAGCATTTGAAACATCAGCTCAAGCTGATTGAAAAAGAAGTCGCTCGCAACGCGGACACGGATTTAGAGACTCTTTCGCATTTTTACCTTTCTCGCCAGCACACGCTGATTGACTTGTGGGAAAACCGTATCCATCGCAATTTGCTGGCAGAATTCCTGGAACTTGAAAAAGCCGGAAAGCTGAACTTGCTCACTTGCGTGGGCACGCACCCGTTCTTGCCGGCCTACCAGAGCGATCCTGCTTCTATCCGCATGCAGCTCGATGTAACGGTGCGGGCATTTGAACGTGCTTTCGGCCGTAAGCCCATGGGCGTGTGGCTCCCGGAATGTGGCTATTTCCCGGGGCTCGACAAGTACCTTGCCGAATTCGGCCTGCACTACTTTTTCTTGGAAACTCACGGCGTATTGCTTGCTTCGCCCACGCCCAAGTACGGCGTGTTCACGCCGCTGCGTACGACGCAGGGGCTTTACTGCATGGGCCGCGAACAGAAGAGTTCGATGGAAGTCTGGAGTCGCCGTACAGGTTATCCGGGCCACCCTGAGTACCGCGAATTCTTTACCGACATTTCTAAAAACCGCCCGCGCGATTACTTGGGCGAATACTTCTTTGCCGGCGATACTCCCATCGATTCGGGCTTCAAGTACAACCGCATTACCGGTGGCGAACATAAGGAAATTTACCGCCCGTGGAACGCGATGAAACTCGCCGAAGACCATGCGCGACTTTTCGTAGTGAACCGCGAAGCGACGATTTCAGAATTGCTGGTGAACATGGAAGGCCATAAGGCTGCCATGCTTTGCCCCTACGACGCGGAACTCTTTGGTCACTGGTGGTTCGAAGGCCCGATTTTCCTCGAAGAAATGCTGATGCGTGCGGCCTCCTCGTCGGTGATCGAATTTGCAGGTGCCGACCAGGTAATGACCAGTTCTGCAGACCCCGATGCGCATGAACCGGCGTTTTCAAGCTGGGGCGAAGGCGGCTTTGGCTCTGTTTGGATCAACGGGGAAACGGACAAGTATTATCCGCAATCTTACCGCATGCGCGCCATGATAGACCATTTGATGTCTATCCGCGAAAAAATGGGCGTGGGGTCTCCGCGTGGAAAACTCTTGACCCGCTACATTAAGCAGATGGAACGCGAACTCATGTTGTTCCAAGCATCGGATTGGGCGTTCATGATTCATAACCATTCGGCAGAAGGCTATGCCCGCCGTCGATTGGACGACCATTACAACAATGGGCATGAATTGTTTGCAGAGGCCTGCAAGGCGATTTTACGCAATACTGATAAGCCGGCAGCCAGTTCTATTTTGCCGAAGCTTGAAGAAACCAACAATATCTTCAGCTGGCTTTAATAAACAATTATAAAATCTTTCAGCTTTCCGCTGTTGCCGATTCTAAAGCGGTAAACGCCCGGCACAAGAAGCGATTTGACTTCGCGTTCGTCAATGCAATGGGTGCTGGTGCTGTACTTGATTCGTGTAATCAGGTTGCCGCGACGATTGCGGATTTCAATATAATCCTTGTTGTGCGGGAGCGGCGTAAAGCAAAGAGAGCCTTCTCGCCAGGGGGTGGGGTAGGCGCGCAAGGTGGAATCCTTGAATACGGTTGGAATCGGCTCGTCTTCGAAAAAGCGGCTGAATACCCAAAGGGTAGAATCAGGATTCCCCTTGCCGTAGAATTCTGTCTTAGCGGAATCAATGCTGTTGGTTGTCGGCAAGAAACGGATGGTGTAGGAGTCCGAATAGATGGCGACGGCAGAGGCTCTGCCCTTGAATTTGGACATGTCGGGAGAACCATTGGTTTTGTAATCGTAGGCGATGTAGCTCAGCGTGGGGGCTTCAAAAGATTTTGTTTGCGCTTCTGTTTTAAATTCTGGCCATCTTGACTGGTCGTCGGCTATCATGAACGAGCTGTCAACCAATTCGCTTCTCTTTCCAGTGAATACAAGTCTTGTGGCGAAATCGTGGAATAGGGAATCTGCTGAAAGGTTCTTTTTCTTGGCGACTTGCGTTAACTGGTATTGGAAATTCTTGTTGGGTTCTTTATTGAAGTTTTCCCAAATAAGTCTGTTTACGTCGTGGCCCACATGGTTATGCAGGTACAAGAACAAAATGCCTGCACCATATGGCTTGTCAAGAGTGGGGTACGGCTTTCCGACGTTTTCTGCCATAGACGAAAGGTGTTCAAAGTAATCGTCGACATCAGGGGCTGCAATTTCTTCGACACCGGAAGCGGATGCCTCGAACCAGAAATTCACGGAGGTGTTCAAATAGCGGAATTGAATGGCGTGATAGAGTTCGTGGATAGATGTCACGCGGAGAGCTGCCATGAAGTTCTTGGCATAGGTGTAGTTGTAAATGGGGTGCGTGAAATCTTCGTTAGCGCGGGAGTAAGGGCAGGTTTTATCGCCAAAGGTAACGGAATCGGTAATCGCACCGCCCTTTGGAACATGCTTGAAATCGTTTTCAATTAGCAGTTCGCTTTCATCTTCGTTCATTGGAATCGTGAGACCGAAGCAGTAATAGCAGGGTTCTCTAAAGAAGGTTCGGTAATTGCGCAATGTCGACATGTCGATGACTTCAACCGGATAAAGACCATCTTGGACAGGTTTTTCGTAGTGGTATGTCTCGTAATAGCCTTTAGGCGAGCGCATTCCCGATTTATTCACATGAAAGTCCCATGCATATTCAAGGGCTTTTTCCAGGGAGTCAATGTAGGCCTTGGTGGTTTTGTGAGGGCCTTCGAGCGTATAGAAAATCTCGAAGTGCTTGGTCGTGCGAGTGTAAACGCTGTCGTATAAGTCGCTGGCTGTACATGCCGTGCCTGTAGACAGCGCTGCGGTCTTGGGGACGTTCAGCGGCTTGATGGTCTTATTCTTGTTTTTAAGGTAATCCATCATCTGGGCGGTGCCGCAGACATGGCCTGAATAAGCAAGTGTCGCAAGACTCAAAAAAAGGACGGTTATCCAACCCAAACGTTTCATTTAGACCCCCAAAAAATTTTTTCTTCCTCCAAAACTTGGCGCGCACGCTCGCGGATTTTTTCGGGAACGGTAAGCGCTTTTTGATGATGAGGCTTAATGCGAGCATCTATAATCAGCGGCGATTTACATTCCCAATGTTTGTCGCAAAAGTGGGCGCGGTAACCGAAAACGTCTTTTGCCGGGTCCGAACGCGTAAAGGTCAGCCACAAGAAATCGCGAAGATTGCCGCAGTCCAAAGAAGAGTCTAACGCGGGTGCGGAATCGACAATCGAAATCCAGGGGTAATTTTCGCGGAATTTCCAATAGGCGAGAGCATCTACAATTTGTGCTCTGAAGTTTTCGCGGTCTGCGCTATCGTAGGCGGGACCTTGCAAAACAATCACGCCCGGCATCGGAATCTTGGCCGAGGTGATTCCCGGGATCTTGAGCATCTGCAAGTCTTCGGGATTATTGCGAAGTTCGCGCTTCTTGATGCCTGCGGCGGCAATTGTCAGCTTGGAACCATGATTCAGCTTGCTTCCGGTGTAGTCGAGCGTATCGATGCTCGAGCTTGTTTCAAAATGCAAGTCGCGGCTAAAGTCGATGCGTTCCAGCACATGTCCGAAGAATCCGGCAACATCGTTGACGTCGATTTTATGGCCGGCCTCTTCGTCTT is a window from the uncultured Fibrobacter sp. genome containing:
- a CDS encoding 1,4-alpha-glucan branching protein domain-containing protein, with the protein product MHAHLPFVRHPEYKRFFEENWLFEAIAETYLPLVQAMRRLLEKGVPGTLNLSVSPPLIEMLSDENLLDKFSEHLKHQLKLIEKEVARNADTDLETLSHFYLSRQHTLIDLWENRIHRNLLAEFLELEKAGKLNLLTCVGTHPFLPAYQSDPASIRMQLDVTVRAFERAFGRKPMGVWLPECGYFPGLDKYLAEFGLHYFFLETHGVLLASPTPKYGVFTPLRTTQGLYCMGREQKSSMEVWSRRTGYPGHPEYREFFTDISKNRPRDYLGEYFFAGDTPIDSGFKYNRITGGEHKEIYRPWNAMKLAEDHARLFVVNREATISELLVNMEGHKAAMLCPYDAELFGHWWFEGPIFLEEMLMRAASSSVIEFAGADQVMTSSADPDAHEPAFSSWGEGGFGSVWINGETDKYYPQSYRMRAMIDHLMSIREKMGVGSPRGKLLTRYIKQMERELMLFQASDWAFMIHNHSAEGYARRRLDDHYNNGHELFAEACKAILRNTDKPAASSILPKLEETNNIFSWL